A stretch of Treponema vincentii F0403 DNA encodes these proteins:
- the xdhB gene encoding xanthine dehydrogenase subunit XdhB, which yields MYDMESFYQATSIADAVSALVRTENPVILAGGTDVLIQMREGKLAGRNVVSIFGIPELRGVSIDEEGTIRIRPLTVFSELTGSPIVQKHLPMLGYAADQVGGPQIRNMGTAGGNISNGVTSADTAPSQQCYNSVVEITGPDGVRLVPVQEFYVSAGKVVLQKGELVTSFLIKKKDYEGFTGDYIKYAMRNAMDIANLSCASLVKTKRENGALKIDEVRMCFGVAAPVPLRCKNTEAFLTGKEINDALYEGLQEVLLTDINPRDSWRASKAFRVNTAKQIAVRSLRKAVERQEV from the coding sequence ATGTACGATATGGAAAGTTTTTATCAAGCGACATCCATCGCCGATGCCGTAAGCGCCTTAGTCCGTACCGAAAATCCGGTTATCCTTGCCGGCGGCACCGACGTGCTGATTCAAATGCGGGAAGGTAAACTTGCCGGACGGAATGTCGTGTCTATTTTCGGCATCCCCGAATTGCGCGGGGTGAGCATAGATGAGGAAGGTACGATCCGTATCCGGCCGCTGACGGTCTTTAGCGAATTAACCGGAAGCCCCATCGTGCAAAAGCACTTACCGATGCTCGGCTATGCGGCCGATCAGGTAGGCGGGCCTCAGATACGGAATATGGGAACGGCAGGCGGGAACATCTCCAACGGTGTAACGAGCGCTGACACCGCTCCGAGCCAGCAATGCTATAACTCGGTTGTCGAAATTACCGGCCCGGACGGCGTGCGGTTGGTTCCCGTACAGGAATTTTACGTCTCCGCCGGAAAGGTGGTGCTGCAAAAAGGCGAGTTGGTAACCTCATTCCTCATTAAAAAGAAGGACTACGAAGGTTTTACCGGCGATTACATTAAGTACGCGATGCGTAATGCGATGGATATTGCGAACTTGAGCTGCGCCTCTCTCGTAAAAACCAAACGGGAAAACGGCGCCTTAAAAATCGACGAGGTGCGTATGTGTTTCGGTGTTGCCGCGCCGGTACCGCTGCGCTGTAAAAATACCGAGGCTTTTTTGACCGGTAAAGAAATCAACGATGCGTTATATGAAGGCTTGCAGGAAGTGCTCCTCACGGATATCAACCCCCGTGACTCGTGGCGTGCGTCAAAAGCGTTCAGAGTTAATACCGCCAAGCAAATAGCGGTGCGATCTTTACGGAAAGCTGTCGAGCGGCAGGAGGTGTAG
- the xdhC gene encoding xanthine dehydrogenase subunit XdhC: MLKIITMTVNGKKHELAVDVRESLADALRNRLSMTSVKKGCEVGECGACTVLVDGVSVDSCIYLAVWADGKSILTVEGLQGENGELNPVQQAFIDEAAVQCGFCTPGLIMTAVEIVGSGRLYTREELRKLISGHLCRCTGYENILRAVEKAMKQNLENLEQIKKAGA; encoded by the coding sequence ATGTTAAAAATTATTACAATGACGGTGAACGGAAAAAAGCACGAGCTTGCGGTCGATGTTCGGGAATCGCTTGCAGACGCGCTCCGCAATAGACTTTCGATGACGAGCGTTAAAAAGGGCTGTGAAGTAGGAGAATGCGGCGCCTGTACCGTGTTGGTGGATGGAGTGTCTGTTGACAGCTGTATTTACCTTGCAGTATGGGCAGACGGCAAGAGTATTTTGACGGTTGAAGGACTACAGGGCGAAAACGGAGAACTCAATCCGGTGCAGCAGGCCTTTATCGATGAAGCTGCCGTTCAGTGCGGCTTCTGTACCCCCGGGCTTATTATGACAGCGGTGGAAATTGTCGGAAGCGGAAGGCTGTATACGCGGGAAGAGCTGCGTAAGCTTATCTCCGGGCACTTGTGCCGCTGTACCGGCTACGAAAACATCCTCCGCGCGGTCGAAAAAGCGATGAAGCAAAACCTTGAAAACCTTGAGCAAATAAAAAAGGCCGGTGCGTAA
- a CDS encoding tetratricopeptide repeat protein: MRTLRKGFPAGIGLLFLYILFPYYLYAQKADDALVLYREGRYKEAASVCLNEIERMPRNIDSYVVLTWALLADERYQEAADWIVKGRVISQYDPRLIESHAQALYHLGRNEESLHLFEDYIAYAPNGTKLSGVYYHIGELYLRMAKYRHADIAFSTAIRLEPLNSVWWTRLAYSREQAKEYRAALEAYSSALQLNKNSTDAQKGYERVLHRL; the protein is encoded by the coding sequence GTGCGTACCCTTCGCAAAGGCTTTCCGGCCGGCATCGGATTGCTCTTTTTATATATCTTATTTCCGTACTATCTTTATGCGCAAAAAGCCGATGACGCGCTGGTGTTATACCGCGAAGGCAGATACAAGGAAGCGGCATCGGTTTGCTTAAATGAAATAGAACGGATGCCCCGCAATATCGATAGCTATGTTGTGTTGACATGGGCGCTTCTTGCCGATGAACGCTATCAGGAAGCGGCCGACTGGATTGTTAAAGGCCGGGTTATTTCTCAATACGACCCGCGTCTTATCGAAAGTCATGCGCAAGCGCTCTATCACCTCGGCAGGAACGAAGAAAGCCTGCATTTGTTTGAAGATTATATCGCGTATGCGCCTAACGGTACTAAGCTGAGCGGGGTGTATTATCATATCGGGGAATTGTATTTACGGATGGCAAAGTACCGCCACGCCGATATTGCTTTTTCTACGGCAATCCGGCTGGAACCGCTCAATAGCGTATGGTGGACGCGGCTTGCATACTCACGGGAACAGGCAAAAGAATACAGGGCAGCTTTGGAAGCCTATTCATCTGCACTGCAGCTGAATAAAAATTCAACGGATGCTCAAAAAGGATATGAGCGCGTCCTGCACCGCCTTTAG
- a CDS encoding bactofilin family protein, whose product MIESDKIALIDLDEEDYDTVLAEDIVFDGIIKFEKPFMIKGSVQGTIQSSSDLMISEYAKVKAKINADRVIIKGEVIGNVTATTSVHVFASGKLTGDVTAPEVILDSGCFFSGICTMNRQ is encoded by the coding sequence ATGATAGAATCGGATAAAATAGCGCTGATAGATTTGGATGAAGAAGATTACGATACGGTTTTAGCTGAGGATATCGTCTTTGACGGGATCATTAAGTTTGAAAAACCTTTTATGATAAAGGGTTCCGTGCAAGGTACCATTCAATCTTCAAGCGATTTAATGATTAGCGAATATGCAAAAGTAAAGGCAAAGATAAATGCCGACCGCGTTATTATTAAAGGCGAGGTAATCGGTAATGTTACCGCCACAACTTCCGTACATGTATTCGCTTCGGGTAAATTAACCGGCGATGTAACGGCGCCTGAGGTGATATTGGATAGCGGCTGCTTTTTCAGCGGAATCTGTACAATGAATCGGCAATAG
- the mtaB gene encoding tRNA (N(6)-L-threonylcarbamoyladenosine(37)-C(2))-methylthiotransferase MtaB gives MNTQLCAIRIETLGCRLNQAEAESFAALCIDAGFSIYTGHTDYAGFSPVNITETPIRLYAAVPPEQTALCFVNTCTVTGKAEQKARRLIRLLIKEHPYAVILVTGCYAQLEAAEIEALHPHVLAFPGQQKDLLTAIPAYFAELVRGSAYFDTAFFLSALRTYLSGLTGRIPQDKPRHHKPVGDQPGHSIQRKPLFALSSPHFLFHSRALLKIQDGCNDACAYCRIRLARGKSVSLPAAEVLERLRCIEETGVPEVTLTGVNLSQYRSEAGDFAGILKLILENSTIRVRISSLYPDRIDEALVPLLAHPRICPHFHLSVQSGSDAVLKTMHRGYKNTTVYHAVSELRRVKGDPFIGADIITGFPGETEADFEETYRMCRELNFAGIHAFPFSARPGTKAWEMQPKVPERIAGQRVKKLNELAETQAVAYLHGWDGKFVYGVTEAPRNGRITVITENYLSLPLIKESLSSGVVLLGGEYVRVQVQEEGAVLTDIISRPHR, from the coding sequence ATGAATACTCAATTATGCGCAATACGAATTGAAACGCTCGGATGCAGACTTAATCAGGCAGAGGCAGAATCCTTTGCGGCACTGTGCATCGATGCGGGTTTCTCCATATATACCGGACATACCGATTATGCCGGATTTTCCCCTGTAAATATTACCGAAACGCCCATCCGGTTATATGCCGCAGTACCTCCCGAACAAACGGCTCTTTGCTTTGTAAACACATGTACCGTAACTGGAAAAGCCGAACAAAAGGCACGTAGGCTTATCAGATTATTGATAAAGGAACATCCCTACGCCGTTATTTTGGTAACGGGATGCTACGCTCAGCTGGAAGCAGCCGAGATAGAAGCGCTGCATCCTCACGTGCTGGCCTTTCCCGGGCAGCAGAAAGATCTATTGACGGCAATACCGGCCTATTTTGCAGAATTGGTTCGCGGCAGCGCCTATTTTGACACGGCCTTTTTTTTAAGCGCGTTACGAACCTATCTTAGCGGTTTGACGGGCAGAATACCGCAAGACAAGCCGCGGCATCATAAGCCGGTAGGGGACCAACCCGGGCACAGCATACAGAGAAAACCGCTATTTGCGCTCAGCTCTCCGCACTTTTTATTCCATTCCCGTGCATTGCTGAAAATTCAAGACGGCTGTAACGATGCGTGCGCCTATTGCAGGATACGGCTTGCACGGGGAAAATCCGTTTCGCTGCCGGCAGCCGAAGTACTTGAACGGCTGCGATGTATTGAAGAAACCGGTGTTCCGGAAGTAACGCTGACAGGCGTAAACCTCTCGCAGTACCGGAGCGAAGCCGGAGACTTCGCCGGTATACTAAAGCTTATATTGGAAAACAGCACTATCCGCGTCCGTATTTCGAGCCTCTATCCGGACAGGATAGACGAAGCGCTCGTTCCGTTACTGGCGCATCCGCGAATTTGCCCTCACTTTCACCTTTCAGTGCAATCGGGTAGCGACGCCGTGCTGAAAACGATGCACCGCGGATACAAAAATACGACCGTTTATCACGCAGTTTCCGAACTTCGCCGTGTAAAAGGTGATCCGTTCATCGGTGCGGATATTATCACCGGTTTTCCCGGTGAAACGGAAGCAGATTTTGAGGAAACGTATCGTATGTGCCGCGAACTTAATTTTGCAGGGATACATGCCTTTCCTTTTTCCGCCCGTCCGGGAACGAAGGCGTGGGAAATGCAGCCCAAGGTACCCGAACGCATCGCAGGACAGCGGGTAAAAAAGCTGAACGAACTTGCGGAAACACAGGCTGTGGCATATTTACACGGATGGGATGGAAAGTTTGTATATGGAGTTACCGAAGCGCCGCGCAACGGCCGTATAACGGTCATTACGGAAAATTATCTTTCGCTGCCGTTAATTAAAGAGAGCTTATCGAGCGGGGTAGTTTTGCTCGGCGGCGAATACGTTCGAGTGCAGGTACAAGAAGAAGGCGCCGTATTAACGGACATTATTTCCCGCCCGCATAGATGA
- the ade gene encoding adenine deaminase, with protein sequence MDEKRIIDIAAGRIKADLVLKNAFVLNVFTKEFIKQDVAIADGYIAGVGQYDGVEEKDLTGKYVCPGLIDAHMHIESTMAPPHNFAQQALRCGTTAVIADPHEIANVAGVDGILYMLEDARKAVFAGTNQPLVSIYFMIPSCVPATDFEHTGGAITAYDIEKLLEEPNVLGLGEMMNYPAVIRGEEAVLKKIAAARKKICDGHAPFVRGKELQAYCAAGIRTDHESSSYEEAYEKLQQGMYILIREGSSAQDLEPIVTGMLEHKTDTGRFAFCTDDKKMSDILANGHIDNNVRKAVSLGLPAEDALCMASFHAAQCYGLTGRGAIAPRYYADIVVFDNITDFPINTVYKAGIEVDSIPVAPESKEAEPQKNRSFSIQRITDSVHVVPVPRSAFNADHFMPSGSDNFHVIGMQPGKLVTQHLVFPRQECTELLKEGKLCYLAVLERHKNTGNIGRALLYGYGVSKGAVASSVGHDSHNIIVAGSNAADMHRAVEEIIDMKGGVAVVQNGVVLSKFALPIGGLMSPMEPGQLADAIHHAAEKAHTIGVYPEVEPLIGLSFLALPVIPELKLTDTGLFDVVKFQFI encoded by the coding sequence ATGGACGAAAAACGAATTATCGATATTGCAGCAGGACGGATAAAAGCCGATTTGGTGTTGAAAAATGCTTTTGTGCTTAATGTGTTTACCAAAGAATTTATTAAGCAGGATGTCGCGATTGCCGACGGTTATATCGCCGGTGTCGGGCAATATGACGGCGTGGAAGAAAAAGATCTAACCGGCAAGTATGTTTGCCCGGGGCTTATCGATGCACACATGCACATCGAATCGACGATGGCGCCTCCGCATAATTTTGCACAGCAGGCACTGAGGTGCGGTACAACCGCCGTTATTGCCGACCCGCACGAAATTGCGAATGTCGCCGGTGTTGACGGTATTCTGTACATGTTGGAAGATGCGCGGAAGGCGGTGTTTGCAGGTACCAATCAGCCGCTTGTTTCCATCTATTTTATGATACCGTCCTGCGTGCCGGCTACCGATTTTGAACATACCGGCGGCGCTATCACTGCCTACGATATAGAAAAATTATTGGAAGAGCCGAATGTACTCGGACTCGGCGAGATGATGAACTATCCTGCGGTCATCCGCGGGGAGGAAGCCGTATTGAAAAAGATTGCAGCCGCCCGAAAAAAGATATGTGACGGTCATGCGCCTTTTGTCCGCGGTAAAGAGTTGCAGGCATATTGTGCCGCCGGCATCCGTACCGATCACGAATCTTCATCCTATGAAGAAGCCTACGAAAAACTTCAGCAGGGTATGTACATACTGATTCGCGAAGGTTCTTCCGCACAGGATTTGGAACCCATCGTAACCGGAATGTTGGAGCATAAAACGGATACGGGACGCTTTGCATTCTGCACCGATGATAAAAAAATGAGCGATATATTGGCGAATGGACATATCGACAATAACGTACGCAAGGCAGTCTCGCTTGGATTGCCGGCAGAAGATGCGCTGTGTATGGCGAGCTTCCATGCGGCGCAGTGTTACGGCTTGACCGGCAGAGGCGCTATTGCTCCGCGGTATTATGCGGATATCGTCGTGTTTGATAATATCACTGATTTTCCGATTAACACGGTGTATAAGGCCGGTATCGAAGTAGACAGTATTCCCGTTGCACCTGAGTCAAAGGAAGCGGAACCGCAGAAGAACCGTTCGTTCTCCATTCAAAGAATTACTGACAGCGTGCACGTGGTTCCCGTGCCGCGGAGTGCTTTTAATGCCGATCATTTTATGCCGTCCGGTTCGGATAATTTCCATGTTATCGGTATGCAGCCGGGAAAATTGGTTACACAGCATTTAGTATTCCCGCGGCAGGAATGTACCGAATTGCTTAAAGAGGGCAAGCTCTGCTATCTGGCGGTTCTGGAGCGGCACAAGAACACCGGCAATATCGGCCGAGCTTTACTGTACGGTTACGGCGTATCGAAAGGGGCTGTCGCATCGAGTGTCGGCCATGATTCGCATAACATCATCGTAGCCGGTTCCAATGCTGCTGACATGCACCGCGCCGTAGAGGAAATAATCGACATGAAAGGCGGTGTAGCCGTTGTACAAAACGGTGTAGTGCTTAGCAAATTTGCGCTGCCGATTGGCGGTTTGATGAGCCCGATGGAACCGGGGCAGCTTGCCGATGCTATTCACCATGCGGCCGAGAAAGCGCATACTATCGGCGTATACCCCGAAGTTGAACCGCTGATCGGGTTGTCGTTCCTTGCGCTGCCGGTTATCCCCGAATTGAAGCTGACGGATACCGGTTTGTTCGATGTAGTAAAATTTCAGTTTATATAG
- a CDS encoding amidohydrolase family protein encodes MSQTQFVVKGDFISAVTKDLLVTHPNMYALCKSGRIIDFVSTLPEGEWEHTPCFDFSGMLIVPACVDLHVHAPQYAFRGMGMELELIDWLNTYTFPEEAKYADADYALQSYRLFTDDLEASPSCRAVIFGTIHNSGNRVLADLLKAKKMPCLVGKVNMDRNAPDYLCETAESSFAATQAFVDSLKNDDTVAPIITPRFVPSCTPALMDNLGKLAAARHLPIQSHLSENKKEIAWVKELHPECKNYAEVYDRYGLLTDKTILAHCVHPTDEEIELLIRRGTYIAHCPESNINLTSGIAPVARLLDAGVHIGLGSDIAAGSQLSLFKAMMSALQVSKMRRYFYEGERALSVSEALYLGTKGGGSFFGDTGSFEKNFWFDAVVIDDSRFSARTDFSIEQRLERALYLTERDNMVAKFVQGRCVWNKRA; translated from the coding sequence ATGAGTCAGACACAGTTTGTCGTTAAGGGTGATTTTATATCAGCCGTAACTAAAGACCTTCTTGTAACGCATCCGAATATGTATGCGCTGTGCAAAAGCGGAAGAATAATTGATTTTGTCAGTACATTACCGGAAGGCGAATGGGAGCATACTCCCTGCTTCGATTTTTCCGGTATGCTTATCGTGCCTGCGTGCGTGGATTTACACGTTCATGCGCCGCAGTATGCGTTCCGCGGAATGGGGATGGAGCTTGAACTCATCGATTGGCTGAATACCTATACCTTTCCCGAAGAAGCGAAATATGCCGATGCGGATTACGCTTTGCAGAGCTATCGGCTTTTTACCGATGACCTTGAAGCGAGTCCGTCCTGCCGCGCGGTAATCTTCGGTACCATTCATAACAGCGGCAATCGTGTGCTGGCGGATTTACTGAAAGCTAAAAAGATGCCGTGCCTCGTCGGCAAGGTGAATATGGATCGGAATGCGCCCGACTACTTATGCGAAACGGCGGAATCTTCTTTTGCGGCGACCCAAGCCTTTGTTGATTCATTAAAAAATGATGATACCGTTGCTCCTATTATAACGCCCCGCTTTGTACCTTCGTGTACGCCCGCTTTAATGGATAATCTCGGCAAACTGGCAGCAGCCCGGCACTTGCCTATACAGAGCCATCTTTCGGAAAACAAAAAAGAAATCGCGTGGGTGAAGGAACTTCATCCCGAATGCAAAAACTATGCCGAAGTGTACGACCGCTACGGTCTTTTAACCGATAAAACCATCCTCGCTCATTGTGTGCACCCTACCGACGAAGAAATAGAATTGCTGATTCGGCGCGGCACGTATATTGCGCATTGTCCCGAATCGAATATCAATTTAACCAGTGGCATTGCCCCGGTCGCGCGGCTTTTGGATGCGGGCGTTCATATTGGGCTCGGCTCCGATATTGCGGCAGGCTCCCAGCTTTCCCTGTTTAAAGCGATGATGTCGGCGCTTCAAGTTTCAAAAATGCGGCGGTATTTTTATGAAGGAGAGCGTGCGCTTTCCGTATCGGAGGCCTTATACCTTGGAACGAAAGGCGGCGGCTCCTTCTTCGGCGATACCGGCAGCTTTGAAAAAAACTTCTGGTTTGACGCAGTGGTGATTGACGACTCCCGTTTTAGCGCACGTACCGACTTTTCTATCGAACAGCGGCTTGAGCGTGCGCTCTATTTGACCGAGCGGGATAATATGGTCGCAAAATTTGTGCAAGGCCGCTGCGTATGGAATAAACGTGCGTAG
- a CDS encoding ABC transporter substrate-binding protein, translating into MLKKLIGVTAAALMLAAVMSCAQEKKEEGPITLIYWTHEDPARTELETKLIAEFEKANPNIKVERTTQGAAKLIELVQTAFAANQGPDIFNLSIEDEYSYVANGRVAPVDAKAAGYADQAAIYNSYLPEILNAVTKDGQVYGLPLEITNWCIYINKKIFRDAGLDPEKDYPKTWEDMVAVSEKLVIRDGDILVRRGFDFRYPYYLVAFVPMVEQLGGKLISDDGKTAIVGDEAWIKFLTFMRDWGPSGKNLGSPTYKSARNLFNKDNNDIAMANTGLYQQGRIRKDNPDFYNSGEWMVVPFPQFKDAVKEVPACYYGHFLMVNNDIPKARQQAAWKLIGFLLQHGEDYLREGGNIIQPTKALLESQTLKDMPYSEVFINDMNKAHIVYYGANSAELQTAIRSAVESVMLAGVSPEKALVSLRATAQEILDEENK; encoded by the coding sequence ATGTTAAAAAAATTAATTGGTGTTACTGCTGCAGCGCTGATGCTTGCGGCTGTTATGTCATGTGCGCAGGAAAAGAAGGAAGAGGGGCCGATTACGCTCATCTATTGGACGCATGAAGACCCCGCCCGTACCGAGCTTGAAACAAAGCTTATTGCCGAGTTTGAAAAAGCTAATCCGAATATCAAGGTAGAGCGGACGACACAGGGTGCTGCAAAGCTGATCGAGCTGGTTCAAACCGCGTTTGCGGCTAATCAAGGGCCTGATATTTTCAATTTGTCTATCGAAGACGAATATTCTTATGTTGCGAACGGCAGAGTTGCTCCTGTCGATGCGAAAGCTGCCGGTTATGCGGATCAGGCAGCTATCTACAATAGCTATTTACCGGAAATCCTCAACGCCGTAACAAAGGACGGACAGGTGTACGGTCTTCCGTTGGAAATTACCAACTGGTGTATCTATATTAATAAGAAGATTTTCCGTGATGCCGGTCTGGATCCCGAAAAAGATTATCCCAAGACATGGGAGGATATGGTTGCCGTTTCCGAAAAATTGGTTATCCGCGACGGCGATATCCTCGTACGCAGAGGTTTCGATTTCCGCTATCCGTATTATCTTGTTGCATTTGTTCCGATGGTAGAACAGCTGGGCGGAAAACTGATCAGCGATGACGGCAAGACTGCGATTGTCGGCGATGAGGCATGGATAAAGTTCCTTACCTTTATGCGCGATTGGGGACCATCGGGAAAGAACCTCGGTTCTCCCACTTACAAGAGTGCCCGCAACCTCTTTAATAAAGATAACAACGATATTGCGATGGCCAACACCGGTTTGTATCAGCAGGGACGTATCCGCAAGGATAACCCCGATTTCTATAACAGCGGCGAATGGATGGTTGTACCGTTCCCTCAATTTAAAGATGCGGTTAAAGAAGTCCCCGCTTGCTATTACGGGCATTTCTTGATGGTCAACAACGATATTCCCAAAGCAAGACAGCAGGCTGCATGGAAGCTTATCGGCTTTTTACTGCAACACGGTGAAGATTACCTGCGGGAAGGCGGCAATATTATCCAGCCGACCAAAGCACTGCTCGAATCGCAGACGCTTAAAGACATGCCGTATTCCGAAGTGTTTATCAACGATATGAACAAAGCTCATATCGTTTACTACGGAGCAAACAGCGCAGAGCTGCAAACGGCAATCCGTTCCGCAGTTGAATCGGTGATGCTTGCAGGCGTAAGCCCCGAAAAAGCATTGGTATCTTTGCGGGCAACGGCTCAAGAAATTCTTGACGAAGAAAACAAATAA
- the xdhA gene encoding xanthine dehydrogenase subunit XdhA, producing MIVGKAVPRVDAYDKVTGRAKYADDYFHSDFLVAKVLHSTIANGLVKKIDTSAAEKIPGVVKIVTCFDVPDICFPTAGHPWSTEEAHQDIADRKLLNRRVRYYGDDVAAVIAEDNVTAERALKAITVEYEEYPPILDVHQAMSPEATVLHEAFPGNVLKHTVFSVGQYEETPDDPDTVMFEGDYAVSPISHCHIENPGSYAYMKGGKIIVVSSTQLPHICRRVCGQALGIDWGKIRVIKPYIGGGFGNKQDILYEPLNAYLCTLVGGRCVQLSVSREETFMCTRTRHAMEFHMKTTVRKSDGRFISRKMLCYSTKGGYASHGHAITANASNEFKQLYSAEKGIISEAYSVFTNHITAGAMRAYGIPQADFALESFMDDMALKLNMDPIDLRLKNCMREGYEDPVTKIRANSDGLYQCLQKGREVFHWDELRKKYANQTGPVRRGVGVACFNYKTGVYPISLETASARIVLNQDGSIQIQMGATEIGQGADTVFSQMAAEVLSLPMDKVYIFSEQDTDVSPYDSAAYASRQTYVSGKAIKKTAESLKRKILDYAAWMLDMKADELDLQHEKIIVRSTGEERLTLEEVAMESCYSMKESNHLSAEETSHCTDNCFSFGATFVEIEVDIPVGKIKVLNILNLHDSGTLINPQLAAAQVHGGMGMGIGAATAEQMLYDKKGKLLNGNLLDYKLPTAMDLPDLHELFIENADPTGPFGNKSLGEPPIISQPPAIRNALLHATGVAINKLPLNPQRLFEAFSESGLLKEVI from the coding sequence ATGATAGTTGGAAAAGCGGTGCCCCGTGTCGATGCTTACGATAAAGTAACCGGCAGGGCAAAGTATGCTGATGATTATTTTCACAGTGATTTTTTAGTTGCAAAGGTATTGCACAGTACCATCGCGAACGGACTGGTAAAAAAGATCGATACGAGCGCTGCGGAGAAAATTCCCGGCGTGGTTAAGATTGTTACCTGTTTTGATGTACCGGACATTTGTTTTCCGACTGCGGGACACCCGTGGTCTACCGAGGAGGCGCATCAGGATATTGCCGACCGAAAGCTGCTCAACAGAAGGGTACGGTATTACGGCGATGATGTTGCAGCTGTTATTGCGGAAGATAATGTGACCGCCGAACGCGCGTTAAAGGCCATCACCGTCGAGTATGAAGAATATCCGCCTATTCTGGATGTGCATCAAGCGATGTCCCCTGAAGCAACCGTTTTACACGAAGCGTTCCCGGGCAATGTGCTGAAGCATACGGTGTTTAGCGTAGGCCAGTATGAAGAAACGCCGGATGATCCCGATACGGTTATGTTTGAAGGCGATTATGCCGTATCTCCTATTTCTCACTGTCATATCGAAAATCCCGGCTCGTATGCCTATATGAAGGGCGGAAAGATTATCGTGGTGTCTTCCACGCAGCTGCCTCACATTTGCCGCCGCGTGTGCGGACAGGCGCTTGGTATCGACTGGGGAAAGATACGGGTTATAAAGCCGTATATCGGCGGAGGCTTCGGCAACAAGCAGGATATCCTGTATGAGCCGCTGAATGCCTATCTTTGTACGCTGGTCGGCGGACGGTGCGTACAGCTGTCCGTTTCGCGGGAAGAAACCTTTATGTGTACCCGCACGCGCCATGCGATGGAATTCCACATGAAGACAACAGTGCGGAAGTCGGACGGCAGGTTCATTTCGCGTAAAATGCTCTGCTATTCTACAAAGGGCGGTTACGCTTCACACGGACACGCCATTACCGCGAATGCCTCCAACGAGTTTAAGCAGCTCTATTCGGCTGAAAAGGGAATCATTTCCGAAGCGTATTCCGTGTTTACCAATCATATTACCGCAGGGGCTATGCGCGCGTATGGGATTCCGCAAGCGGATTTTGCCCTTGAATCTTTTATGGATGATATGGCGCTCAAACTGAATATGGATCCTATCGATTTGCGGCTCAAGAACTGTATGCGGGAAGGGTACGAAGACCCTGTTACAAAGATTAGAGCAAACTCGGACGGGCTGTATCAGTGCTTGCAGAAAGGCCGCGAGGTGTTCCACTGGGATGAGCTGCGGAAAAAGTATGCGAATCAAACAGGGCCGGTGCGCCGCGGTGTCGGAGTTGCCTGCTTTAACTACAAAACCGGCGTTTACCCGATCTCGCTCGAAACCGCCTCCGCCCGTATTGTGCTCAATCAGGACGGCAGTATTCAAATTCAGATGGGCGCAACGGAAATAGGGCAAGGTGCAGATACGGTGTTCAGCCAGATGGCTGCCGAAGTGCTCTCGCTGCCGATGGATAAGGTCTACATTTTTTCCGAGCAGGATACCGATGTCAGCCCGTACGACAGCGCGGCTTATGCATCGCGGCAAACATACGTGAGCGGCAAGGCGATTAAAAAGACAGCCGAATCGCTTAAACGGAAGATATTGGATTATGCGGCGTGGATGCTCGATATGAAGGCCGATGAACTTGATCTGCAGCATGAAAAAATTATTGTCCGTAGTACCGGCGAAGAGCGGCTTACCTTGGAAGAGGTCGCAATGGAAAGCTGCTATAGTATGAAAGAATCCAATCACCTCAGCGCGGAAGAAACATCGCATTGTACCGATAACTGCTTCTCGTTCGGTGCAACCTTTGTTGAGATTGAGGTTGATATTCCGGTCGGCAAAATCAAGGTATTGAATATTCTGAACCTGCACGACAGCGGTACGCTTATCAATCCGCAGCTGGCAGCAGCTCAGGTACACGGCGGCATGGGAATGGGAATCGGCGCTGCGACTGCCGAACAGATGCTCTACGATAAGAAAGGCAAGCTGCTGAATGGGAACCTTTTGGACTATAAGCTGCCGACGGCGATGGATCTTCCTGATTTACACGAGCTGTTTATCGAAAATGCCGACCCCACCGGCCCCTTCGGGAATAAATCACTGGGCGAGCCGCCGATTATTTCGCAGCCGCCGGCAATCCGCAATGCGCTGCTTCATGCCACCGGCGTTGCCATTAACAAGCTGCCGCTTAATCCTCAGCGGCTTTTTGAAGCGTTCAGCGAGAGCGGGCTGCTGAAGGAGGTAATCTAA